The proteins below are encoded in one region of Buttiauxella gaviniae:
- the arsC gene encoding glutaredoxin-dependent arsenate reductase — MSNITIYHNPACGTSRNTLEMIRNSGNEPTIIYYLDTPPTRDELIKLISDMGITVRALLRKNVEPYEQLELAEDRFTDEQLIELMLQYPILINRPIVVTPAGTRLCRPSEVVLEIIPEPQQSAFTKEDGEKVIDEAGKRVK; from the coding sequence ATGAGCAACATTACCATCTATCACAACCCGGCCTGTGGCACATCACGCAACACGCTGGAGATGATCCGTAACAGCGGCAACGAACCGACGATAATTTATTATCTCGATACGCCCCCGACCCGCGATGAGCTTATTAAACTTATTTCAGATATGGGAATTACGGTACGTGCATTGCTGCGTAAGAATGTTGAGCCTTATGAGCAACTGGAACTTGCAGAAGACAGGTTTACCGATGAGCAATTGATAGAATTAATGCTGCAATATCCAATTCTTATCAACCGGCCAATTGTTGTCACACCTGCAGGAACCCGCCTGTGCAGACCTTCAGAGGTGGTACTGGAAATTATTCCGGAACCTCAGCAAAGTGCATTCACGAAAGAAGATGGCGAAAAGGTTATTGATGAAGCAGGGAAGCGGGTGAAGTAA
- a CDS encoding arsenic transporter yields MLLAGCIFLLTLVLVIWQPRGLSIGWSASIGAVLALGTGVIHIADIPVVWNIVWNATAAFIAVIIISLLLDESGFFEWAALHVSRWGNGRGHLLFTWIVLLGAAVAALFANDGTALILTPIVIAMLLALGFSQGTTLAFVMAAGFIADTASLPLIVSNLVNIVSADFFGLGFTQYASVMIPVDAAAIAVTLIMLHLFFRRDIPATYDVSLLKTPASAIKDPATFRAGWIVLLLLLVGFFVLEPLGIPVSAIAAAGAAVLFVVAKRGHAINTGKVLRGAPWQIVIFSLGMYLVVYGLRNAGLTEYLSGVLNLLADKGLWAATFGTGFLTAFLSSVMNNMPTVLIGALSIDGSTATGVVKEAMIYANVIGCDLGPKITPIGSLATLLWLHVLAQKNIKITWGYYFRTGIVMTVPVLFVTLAALAWRLSVTL; encoded by the coding sequence ATGCTTTTGGCAGGGTGTATATTTTTACTGACGCTGGTACTGGTGATCTGGCAACCCAGAGGCCTGAGTATTGGCTGGAGCGCGAGTATCGGGGCAGTGCTGGCGCTGGGAACCGGTGTCATCCATATCGCTGATATTCCCGTTGTCTGGAATATCGTCTGGAACGCGACAGCGGCATTTATTGCGGTCATCATCATCAGCCTGCTGCTCGATGAGTCCGGCTTCTTTGAATGGGCCGCACTGCACGTCTCCCGCTGGGGTAACGGACGTGGTCACCTGCTTTTCACCTGGATAGTCTTGCTCGGTGCCGCTGTTGCTGCGTTGTTTGCCAATGACGGCACCGCGCTGATCCTGACGCCGATTGTGATTGCGATGCTGCTCGCACTGGGGTTCAGCCAGGGCACGACACTGGCCTTTGTCATGGCTGCAGGGTTTATTGCAGATACGGCCAGCCTGCCGCTCATTGTTTCTAACCTGGTGAATATCGTCTCTGCGGACTTCTTCGGTCTGGGCTTTACGCAGTACGCCTCCGTTATGATCCCCGTGGATGCGGCAGCGATTGCGGTCACGCTGATCATGCTGCATCTCTTCTTCCGCAGGGATATTCCGGCAACGTATGACGTTTCGCTGCTGAAGACGCCTGCAAGTGCGATCAAGGATCCGGCAACCTTCAGGGCGGGCTGGATTGTCCTGTTATTGCTGCTTGTCGGTTTCTTTGTTCTGGAGCCGCTGGGGATCCCGGTCAGTGCGATAGCGGCGGCTGGCGCAGCAGTGCTGTTTGTGGTGGCGAAAAGAGGCCATGCCATCAACACCGGGAAAGTCCTGCGCGGTGCGCCATGGCAGATCGTCATTTTCTCGCTGGGCATGTACCTCGTGGTCTATGGCCTGCGCAATGCAGGGCTCACGGAGTACCTGTCTGGCGTGCTGAATCTGCTGGCAGACAAGGGGTTATGGGCAGCGACGTTCGGCACCGGCTTCCTGACGGCATTTCTCTCATCAGTGATGAACAATATGCCGACGGTGCTGATTGGCGCGCTGTCGATTGACGGGAGTACGGCGACCGGCGTCGTCAAAGAGGCAATGATTTATGCCAATGTGATTGGCTGCGATTTAGGCCCGAAAATCACCCCGATTGGCAGTCTGGCAACCCTGCTGTGGCTGCATGTGCTTGCCCAGAAAAATATAAAGATTACCTGGGGATATTACTTCCGTACCGGCATTGTCATGACTGTGCCGGTGCTGTTTGTCACTCTGGCCGCGCTGGCGTGGCGGCTCTCTGTCACTTTGTAA
- a CDS encoding transcriptional regulator, whose amino-acid sequence MLQPVQLFKILSDETRLAIVMLLRESGELCVCDICAATSESQPKISRHMAILREAELVLDHREGKWIHYRLSPHIPAWAAETITTTWQCLREDVREWLDKSACTSC is encoded by the coding sequence ATGCTACAACCTGTCCAGCTTTTCAAAATCCTGTCGGATGAGACACGGCTCGCCATCGTCATGCTTCTCCGGGAGTCCGGTGAACTGTGCGTCTGCGATATCTGCGCGGCCACCTCCGAATCACAGCCCAAAATTTCGCGACATATGGCTATTCTTCGCGAGGCTGAGCTGGTTCTTGACCATCGGGAAGGCAAATGGATCCACTATCGTCTGTCACCCCATATACCGGCGTGGGCAGCAGAGACAATCACGACGACCTGGCAGTGTCTGCGCGAGGATGTACGTGAATGGCTGGACAAATCAGCCTGCACCTCCTGCTGA
- the arsH gene encoding arsenical resistance protein ArsH: MEQFPALNTECFDQHIAERLHLQEPPRILILYGSVRERSYSRFAAEEAGRLLTAMGAEVKLFNPSGLPLPDDAPDTHPKVTELRSLVRWCDGMVWSSPERHGAMSAVMKAQIDWIPLSEGVVRPSQGKTLAVMQVCGGSQSFNAVNQMRILGRWMRMFTIPNQSSVAKAWQEFDENGRMKPSSWYDRIVDVTEELFKITLLLKGQTNYLADRYSERKESHQALSARVNQAKI; the protein is encoded by the coding sequence ATGGAACAATTTCCTGCCCTGAACACCGAATGCTTTGATCAACACATCGCTGAACGCCTGCACCTGCAGGAGCCACCACGGATTCTGATCCTGTATGGCTCAGTAAGGGAACGCTCTTACAGCCGCTTTGCCGCGGAAGAAGCCGGTCGCCTGCTGACGGCGATGGGCGCGGAGGTAAAGCTCTTTAACCCTTCCGGTTTACCTCTGCCGGATGATGCACCGGACACGCACCCTAAGGTCACCGAACTACGCAGCCTGGTCAGATGGTGTGACGGGATGGTGTGGAGTTCACCGGAGCGGCATGGGGCAATGAGCGCGGTTATGAAGGCACAAATCGACTGGATACCCTTAAGTGAAGGCGTAGTTCGTCCTTCACAGGGTAAAACGCTTGCGGTAATGCAGGTTTGCGGCGGTTCGCAGTCCTTCAATGCCGTGAACCAGATGCGCATTCTGGGGCGCTGGATGCGTATGTTCACTATCCCCAACCAGTCCTCAGTGGCCAAAGCGTGGCAGGAATTCGATGAGAACGGACGTATGAAACCCTCTTCCTGGTATGACCGTATCGTCGACGTCACCGAGGAATTATTTAAGATCACCCTGCTCCTGAAAGGGCAGACTAATTATCTGGCTGACCGATACAGCGAACGTAAGGAAAGTCATCAGGCACTGTCCGCACGGGTAAATCAGGCCAAAATCTGA
- a CDS encoding IS3 family transposase (programmed frameshift), with the protein MPGRKYTLEERLEVVMHYLASDEGYRLTSARFNVPRTQVRIWVAAYDAYGEEGLKPRDKGVSIDPEIRIEAVKAVLSGQISQTQAATKFNVAGASSVAKWLKVYKEQGEEGLRSLKVGTKRVSYMAEHPELIEAAEERSKEQRIHELERKVKRLELRIIYLPKAESLSSVRDKVRVVDELRQHYPLDQLLSTARIPRSTFYYHLKALRSPGKYDEINRRISEIYDENQGRYGYRRVTLAIRREGWLINHKVVQRLMNALDLKAVIKVKRYTSWRGERGCAADNLLQRNFKASRPNEKWVTDVTEFAVNGRKLYLSPIIDLFNNEVISYSISERPTMPMIDDMLIKAFARMDANSKPVLHSDQGWQYRHRWYQYQLREFGVLQSMSRKGNCLDNACAECFFGTLKSECFYTRKFNDVEELKVVLEDYIRYYNTRRISLKFNGLSPVEYRLKTYPLRL; encoded by the exons ATGCCCGGACGTAAATATACCCTCGAAGAACGCCTTGAAGTCGTTATGCACTATCTTGCCAGCGATGAAGGCTATCGCTTAACTTCAGCCCGTTTCAACGTTCCCAGAACCCAGGTGAGAATCTGGGTTGCAGCCTATGATGCTTATGGTGAAGAGGGACTAAAACCCAGAGATAAGGGTGTATCCATCGATCCTGAAATCAGAATTGAAGCTGTGAAAGCGGTGCTATCTGGTCAGATATCTCAGACACAGGCCGCGACTAAATTCAATGTTGCAGGTGCATCATCTGTCGCCAAATGGTTAAAAGTGTACAAAGAGCAGGGTGAAGAAGGGCTTCGCTCACTCAAGGTAGGCACAAAAAGGGTATCTTACATGGCTGAACACCCTGAACTTATTGAAGCCGCAGAGGAACGATCAAAAGAGCAGCGAATTCATGAACTGGAAAGGAAGGTCAAACGTCTTGAATTACGGATAATTTATCTTC CAAAAGCTGAAAGCCTTAGTTCGGTAAGAGATAAGGTTCGTGTTGTTGACGAACTAAGGCAGCATTACCCGCTTGATCAGCTGCTGAGTACCGCCCGGATACCCAGGAGCACGTTTTACTATCATCTTAAAGCACTACGCTCTCCGGGAAAATATGATGAAATAAATCGTCGAATCAGCGAGATATATGATGAAAACCAGGGCCGCTATGGCTATCGACGGGTAACGCTGGCGATCAGAAGAGAGGGCTGGCTGATCAACCACAAAGTGGTTCAACGCCTGATGAATGCTCTTGATCTTAAAGCCGTTATCAAAGTAAAGCGCTATACCTCCTGGCGTGGCGAACGTGGGTGTGCTGCTGACAACCTCCTGCAACGAAACTTCAAAGCCAGTCGGCCCAACGAAAAATGGGTCACAGATGTCACCGAGTTCGCCGTCAACGGCCGCAAACTCTATCTTTCTCCGATCATCGATCTCTTCAATAACGAAGTCATTTCCTACAGTATCTCAGAACGCCCGACAATGCCGATGATTGACGACATGTTGATTAAGGCATTTGCCAGAATGGACGCAAACAGCAAACCAGTACTTCATTCAGATCAGGGCTGGCAGTACCGCCATCGGTGGTATCAGTATCAGTTGCGGGAGTTTGGGGTTCTGCAAAGCATGTCCCGCAAAGGAAACTGTCTGGACAATGCCTGCGCTGAGTGTTTTTTCGGGACGTTAAAATCAGAATGCTTCTACACCCGTAAATTCAACGATGTTGAGGAGCTGAAGGTTGTTCTTGAGGATTACATTCGTTACTACAACACGCGGCGAATCAGCCTTAAATTTAACGGCCTCAGCCCGGTTGAATACCGCCTGAAGACCTACCCGTTGCGGCTTTAG
- a CDS encoding helix-turn-helix domain-containing protein — protein MTTHSDWHKADIIAALHKKGTSLAAVSRNANLASSTLANALSRPWAKGELLIAQAIGLPPAQIWPSRYFDKKGAQLPRPTRNTTR, from the coding sequence ATGACCACACATTCCGACTGGCATAAAGCCGACATCATTGCCGCGCTGCATAAGAAAGGCACTTCGCTTGCGGCTGTTTCGCGCAACGCCAATCTGGCATCCTCAACGCTTGCGAATGCGCTTTCTCGCCCATGGGCAAAAGGTGAATTGCTCATCGCGCAGGCGATCGGTCTTCCACCCGCCCAAATCTGGCCAAGCCGTTATTTTGACAAAAAAGGCGCGCAACTCCCTCGACCAACGAGAAATACAACTCGTTGA
- the dolP gene encoding division/outer membrane stress-associated lipid-binding lipoprotein: MKAYKPLAVLITALLLQGCVAAAVVGSAAVATKTATDPRTVGTQVDDGTLELRVNSALAKDEQIKKEARINVTAYQGKVLLVGQAPNAELASRAKQIALGVDGTTEVYNEIRNMAPIGLGTASSDTWITTKVRSQLLASDQVKSSNVKVTTENGEVFLLGLLTEREARSAADIASRVSGVKHVTTAFTILK; encoded by the coding sequence ATGAAGGCATATAAGCCACTTGCAGTCCTTATTACTGCGTTACTGCTACAAGGTTGTGTTGCAGCCGCAGTCGTGGGTAGCGCGGCAGTTGCCACGAAAACGGCAACCGACCCCCGCACCGTCGGTACTCAGGTTGACGATGGTACGCTGGAATTGCGCGTAAACAGCGCATTGGCCAAAGACGAACAAATCAAGAAAGAAGCGCGTATTAACGTCACCGCCTATCAAGGCAAGGTGCTGTTGGTAGGCCAGGCACCGAATGCTGAACTGGCATCGCGTGCCAAACAAATCGCATTGGGCGTTGATGGCACCACCGAGGTGTACAACGAAATCCGTAATATGGCACCAATCGGCCTCGGCACTGCATCATCAGACACCTGGATCACCACCAAAGTGCGCTCGCAGTTATTGGCAAGCGATCAGGTGAAATCATCAAATGTGAAAGTCACCACCGAAAACGGCGAAGTGTTCTTATTAGGTCTGTTAACTGAGCGCGAAGCCAGGTCTGCAGCAGATATTGCCAGCCGGGTCAGCGGCGTGAAGCATGTCACGACTGCGTTTACTATTCTGAAGTAA
- the diaA gene encoding DnaA initiator-associating protein DiaA: protein MLERIKVCFTESIQTQIAAAEALPDAISRGAMTLVQSLLNGNKILCCGNGTSAANAQHFAASMINRFETERPSLPAIALNADNVVLTAIANDRLHEEVYAKQVRALGHAGDVLLAISTRGNSRDIVKAVEAAVTRDMTIVALTGYDGGELAGLLGPQDVEIRIPSHRSARIQEMHMLTVNCLCDLIDNTLFPHQDD, encoded by the coding sequence GTGCTCGAAAGAATCAAAGTCTGCTTCACGGAAAGTATTCAAACCCAGATTGCCGCAGCGGAAGCTCTGCCAGATGCTATCTCCCGTGGAGCAATGACGCTGGTTCAGTCGCTGCTCAACGGTAATAAAATTCTTTGCTGCGGCAACGGCACGTCTGCGGCGAACGCCCAGCATTTTGCCGCCAGCATGATCAACCGCTTTGAAACCGAGCGCCCGAGTTTACCTGCCATTGCACTTAATGCCGATAATGTGGTCTTAACCGCGATCGCAAACGATCGTTTGCACGAAGAAGTCTATGCCAAACAAGTACGTGCGCTCGGTCATGCCGGTGATGTTTTGCTCGCTATTTCCACGCGTGGCAACAGTCGTGATATTGTCAAAGCGGTAGAAGCCGCCGTGACGCGTGACATGACTATCGTTGCGCTGACGGGCTATGATGGCGGGGAACTGGCCGGCTTATTAGGGCCGCAGGATGTTGAAATCCGCATCCCTTCTCACCGTAGCGCACGCATTCAGGAAATGCATATGCTGACGGTAAACTGCCTTTGCGATCTGATTGATAATACGTTATTCCCTCACCAGGACGATTAA
- a CDS encoding YraN family protein, with the protein MAAIQSRSNRSGDLTRQQAGAHYELSARRFLERKGLRFIAANVHSRGGEIDLIMRHGAVIVFVEVRYRRSNHFGDAAASITHRKQQKLLHAAQYWLARTSGSFDTVDCRFDVLAFTGNEIEWLTNAFTADV; encoded by the coding sequence TTGGCTGCAATTCAGTCACGGTCAAATCGTTCCGGCGACCTGACGCGTCAACAGGCTGGCGCGCACTATGAATTAAGCGCGCGCCGCTTTCTTGAACGTAAAGGGCTGCGCTTTATTGCCGCTAACGTCCATTCCCGCGGCGGCGAAATCGATCTCATCATGCGACACGGCGCGGTTATCGTCTTTGTAGAAGTACGATACCGCCGCTCAAATCACTTCGGTGATGCCGCCGCAAGCATCACCCATCGCAAACAACAAAAATTGTTACATGCTGCGCAGTATTGGTTAGCCCGCACATCAGGAAGTTTTGATACTGTGGATTGCCGTTTCGATGTGTTAGCCTTCACCGGCAATGAAATAGAGTGGTTAACCAACGCGTTCACCGCAGATGTTTAA